The following DNA comes from Mucisphaera calidilacus.
TCGTCTTTGTCGATGACCTCACCACCGTCAACCTGCACCACCTTGGGCCGCGCCTCGAACACCACGTCGCCTTCGCACGCCGTGCCAACATCCACTTCGCCACCGTCGAGGCCCCCGACTCTCTCCGCGTGCTCCACTGGGAACGCGGCTCCGGTCCCACCCTCGCCTGCGGCACCGGCGCTACCGCCGTCTGCGTTGCCGCCGCCGCCACAGGCCGGTCCGATCGCACCGTCACCACCCACCTGCCCGGCGGCCCGCTCCGGATCGAGTGGCGTGACAACAACCACGTCTTCATGACCGGCCCCGCCGAAGAGTCGTTCCGAGGCATCTGGCCGCTCTAACGCCTGATCACACCCTTCTCACGAAGAAACCCCTCGATCGACAGCCAGAACAGCTCCTCCGTCCGGCCGTGCGCGATGTCGTTGTGACCCGTCATCGGCAGCGACACCAGCCGCGCGTCCGCCGCCGCCGCGACCAGCTCGCGCGACTGATCGATCGAGATCAACGTGTCCGTCGTCCCGTGCAGCACCAGCAGCGGCGATTCAAGCCCACGCACCACCGCGAGGTTGTCGAACGGATCAACCGCCCACGAACCCGGGAAACCGAACCGCCGGTACATCGCACGCATGCTTGTGAAAGGCGACACCAGCACCAACGCCGCCGGCTCCTCCACAACCGCCAGGTCACATGCCAACCCCGAGCCCAGCGACCGGCCGTGATACACCAGCCGCTCCGCGTCCACCTCCGAACGCTCCGCCAGCATCGCGCGGAAACGCACCATGTCCTCCAGGAAGTTCGCCTGCGTCGGCCGGCCCGTCGCCCGACCAAAACCACGGAACTCCGGCACCAGCACCGAGACCCCCATATCCACGTAGCGCTCCGCCGCTTCGTAACACCCCTCGATCAGCATCGCGCTGCCGTGGAAGTAGATCACCGCCGGGCCGGGGCGCTCCGGCGTGCACCCGCGACCCGCCCAGTAGAAGGCCGGCACCCGTGTCCTGGCATCCACCTCCAGCCACAACTCCGTCGTCCCCTCGGGCGGCGCGTCCTCGGCCGACGGCAAGAACAAATCGCCGTGGTAGATCAACGCCCGCTGCAGCGTACACCCCCCCGACATCAGGCAGATCACCATCAGGAAGCAGGCAAGTATCCTCATCCGCAGCCCGCCTCTTAAAGACCCAGCAACCGCTCCACGAAGTTGATGTCGATGTCCGACTTGCGGAAGTTGCCGTTCTTCATCAGCCGGCTGTGCAGGCCCACCGTCGTCGCGATCGGCCCCACCTTGAACTCCGCGAGCGAACGGCTCAGCCGACTGATCGCCGTGTTCCGGTCGTCGGCATGAACGATCAGCTTGGCGATCATCGAGTCGTAGTTCGGCGGGACGCGGTAACCCGCATAGACGTGCGTGTCGACGCGCACGCCAAGACCGCCCGGCAGATACAGCTCGTCGATCGGCCCGGCACACGGCGCGAAGTTGCGGTCCGGGTCCTCCGCGTTGATCCGCGCCTCGATCGCGTGCCCCTTGATCTTGATGTCCTTCTGCGTGAAGCTCAGCTTCTCC
Coding sequences within:
- a CDS encoding alpha/beta hydrolase, whose amino-acid sequence is MRILACFLMVICLMSGGCTLQRALIYHGDLFLPSAEDAPPEGTTELWLEVDARTRVPAFYWAGRGCTPERPGPAVIYFHGSAMLIEGCYEAAERYVDMGVSVLVPEFRGFGRATGRPTQANFLEDMVRFRAMLAERSEVDAERLVYHGRSLGSGLACDLAVVEEPAALVLVSPFTSMRAMYRRFGFPGSWAVDPFDNLAVVRGLESPLLVLHGTTDTLISIDQSRELVAAAADARLVSLPMTGHNDIAHGRTEELFWLSIEGFLREKGVIRR